One stretch of Clupea harengus chromosome 2, Ch_v2.0.2, whole genome shotgun sequence DNA includes these proteins:
- the LOC122128677 gene encoding GTPase IMAP family member 9-like: MCTLYSGKSHHLSELKIVLLGYRRAGKRSSGNTILGREEFDTVWRTAQCVKRQGQVAGRQVTVVEAPGWWKNYQLEKTPELTKNEIELSVSLCPPGPHALLLVISVDNPLTETHRKSVQEHLELLSERVWRHTILMFTWGDWLGDTSIEQHIESEGESLQWLVEKCGNRYHVLNNQKRENHMQVTQLMEKIEEMLTMI; this comes from the exons ATGTGTACTTTGTACTCAGGAAAAAGCCATCATCTGTCAGAGTTGAAGATTGTGCTGCTAGGATACAGAAGAGCTGGGAAGAgatcatcaggaaacaccatcctgggcagagaggagtttgatactgtatggagaacagctcagtgtgtgaagagacagggGCAAGTAGCAGGGAGGCAGGTCACTGTGGTGGAGGCTCCAGGATGGTGGAAGAATTATCAGTTAGAGAAAACTCCTGAACTGACTAAAAATGAGATTgagctcagtgtgtctctgtgtcctcctggaCCCCACGCTCTGCTGCTGGTCATAAGTGTGGACAAtccattgactgagacacacagaaaatcagTGCAGGAGCACTTGGAGCttctcagtgagagagtgtggaggcACACTATACTGATGTTCACCTGGGGAGACTGGCTGGGAGACACATccattgagcagcacattgagagtgaaggagagagtctgcagtggctggtagagaaatgtgggaacagatatcatgtcctcaacaatcagaagagagaaaatcacatgcaggttacacagctgatggagaagatagaagagatg CTGACTATGATTTAA
- the LOC116223413 gene encoding GTPase IMAP family member 4-like — translation MSGDSLHLSELRIVLLGYRTAGKSSSGNTILGREEFDTVGKTAQCVKRQGQVAGRQVTVVEAPGWWLNFQLEVTPDLTKNEIELSVSLCPPGPHALLLVIRVDKSFTETHRRSLHEHLELLSERVWSHSIVLFTWGDLLGDTPIEQHIESEGESLQWLVEKCGNRYHVLNNQKREDHMQVTQLMEKIEEMMVILFICQS, via the coding sequence ATGTCAGGTGATTCTCTTCATctatcagagttgaggattgTGCTGCTGGGATACAGAACAgctgggaagagttcatcaggaaacaccatcctgggcagagaggagtttgatactGTAGGGaaaacagctcagtgtgtgaagagacagggacAAGTAGCAGGGAGGCAGGTCACTGTTGTGGAGGCTCCAGGATGGTGGTTGAATTTTCAGTTAGAGGTAACTCCTGATCTGACTAAAAATGAGATTgagctcagtgtgtctctgtgtcctcctggaCCCCACGCTCTGCTGCTGGTCATACGTGTGGACAAgtcattcacagagacacacagaagatcCCTACAtgaacacctggagcttctcagtgagagagtgtggagtcacagtatagtgctgttcacctgGGGAGACTTGCTGGGAGACACAcccattgagcagcacattgagagtgaaggagagagtctgcagtggctggtagagaaatgtgggaacagatatcatgtTCTCAACaatcagaagagagaagatcacATGCAGgtcacacagctgatggagaagatagaagagatgatG